The nucleotide sequence GAAGATATTTTATCGCCCAATTCATACATACAAAAAGCTTTAATATCCTCGGCGGTAACAATCTTGTTGTGACTGAGCATAGCATATTTATAAGCCTCTATATGCCTAGAAGGCTCTAAAGCCCGTTTTCCTCCACGTGTATTGGTAAGCAAAATGCAGCTATTGTTTTTAACAGCACTACCGAAATCCTGCTTAAGGATACTACCTGCATGTATGCCGTTGGCATATACACTATTTGTAACCCAGTATTCTAAGTGAAAATTCTCGCTCTTTTTCTGATATTCTACAGTAACATATTGACAGCTATCTTGGTGGGCGGTACTATTTTTATTGATTCGTTGCCCTATTTGTGCAAGCAATCGCTCTATGTCCTTTACGGCACTATTTACTGTATCCTGACCAAAGGTAGAAAAAGCAGCCGCTTCATCCCTGATCAAATCTGCAAGATATAATAAAAACTCCCTTGCGCCTCGCGCATCAATCCGCTCTGTACCATTCATCCTCACAGAGTAAGAACCAATGTTTCTCTGGTCCGCTTCGGTATAAGGTATTTGTTTATACTGCTTATTAGTACTATCAGTCAAACTTTTTACGGAGAGGAAAAACTCATACCCTTCGGTTTTAAAAGGCATCACGTTATTAATGCCTTTAAGCCTTTGCTGTTGCCTTTTAACAAGCCGATTAACAACTGGAAAGGCATTACATGAAATCTGAAAGTCATGCAAAATACGGTCTTCGATATTGGATGGAGCAAGAACTTGTATCCATAGCATTCGGTCTTTACGAAAATCTTCTAACTCCGAAGGAAGGAACAGGTCTTCTAACTCCTCAGGGAAATATCTCATAAGGTTTGCTACATCAGCTTTTTGCTTTTCTGTTCTTATAGAGACAAAATGATCATCATACAAATGCTTAACTTCCCTTTCTATCAATACCGTTGGGTCATATTCAGAAAAAAGGTTGCCTTCTTGTATTTTTTCGTCATATACAACTCCTTTGGTCGTGTTAATTTTATGACCATTGATATAAAATTCTGCAGCGTGTAAAACCTGAAAAAGCGGTCTTTTTGAATCGGTATTTTTTAGGTCAAAAAACAAGTTTAACCTATCGATATCTTTAATCTCAGCATGAAGCTTAACCCCTACCCAGATATTTCTATTTTGCGTTTCATAAGATTGCCCATTAGCTAACAAAGTTTTCTGACCAAAGTCATCCACTGCATATAGCTTATTGCCGATCAAAAGGTTACTAACTTCAGCATTGAAAATTTTCAATTGACCAACTGGAGTAAAGTTAAAGCTGGACTCAGGCATTCCAGCGCCAGACTTCTTAGAATAAGAGACATAAGTGGTATCCGAAAGCATATCTGAAGGCTCCACACTTACAGCCTTTGCAACTGCATGAGCAGGGTAAGGGCAGGACAAAATGCCAGGCGTCAACAGAAGGGCTATTTTTTCAAGAATCCTTTTTTCAAAAGTATGAATTTCTTGATGGGTTTTATGCAGTTCACCGGCCAACCCTTCTACAAGTAAACGAACAATAGGATCAAGCGCTTCGGTATTTTTTACTCCCCATAAAGCCGCCACATGACGCAACATCCTACCTTTAATATCCTCTTTATATATAGCCTCGCTCATGTTTATTAATTATAAGATATAGGACTCAAATACAACTGTGTATGAAAGTGGTACTTTTCACCAGTCTCTACCAGAACAGCATACACAAAAATATCAACCTGGCGCTTTATGGCTGCATATTTGTCTTTGATAAATTTCTTTTCCACTTCCGATACTTTAACCTCTACCTCTACATGCTCCAGCTTCTTCTCATTTTCAGAGATAGCGTTCAAGAGAGACTTTCTTAACTTCTCTTCCCATGTTCTCAGGTTCATGATCAAGTCGAAGTCCATTTCCCAGATTTCACATCCAAACGAAGGATTATGCCTATGCTCCCCATTGTGGCTTACAATGATAAGCTGAAGGTTTTGAGAAATAGCCTCACCGATATCACACTTTTTCAGCTCTTTATTTTCAAAAATCCGATTAAAATCAAGCGGAATCTTATAATATTCTGTATTCATTCTTGTATATTGCGGATATTTGCCTGCTCCCAGGAACCATTGAATTCGAACCCATAAATTACATGAATACATTTAGAATTCAAACAAAAGAAACAAAAATCAAGACCAGCACTTCAAGTCAGCTTATACCTATTGTTAGCAGTTGCACTTGAAGATATCCACTTCTCGATTTATCCCCTACCGCACCCAAAGCCCTACATCACAACTTCCAGCACCCATTTACCTAACATTAAGGCAAGCTCATAGTTAGCTATAATAAAGCCCTAATATGATGATAGGTAGAAACGATTTACTCCACATAAGTCCGGAAACAGCAAAAGGATATCATCCACTCCAAACGCCAGGAGACCTTGACCCTTTAATGGAAAGAATAGGCGAGGCCAAGTATGTATTACTGGGAGAAGCTACCCATGGCACGCATGAATATTATACATGGAGGGCCGAAATATCTAAACGACTGATACAAGAAAAAGGGTTTTCTTTTATTGCTGTAGAAGGGGACTGGCCCGATTGCTACAAAATCAATCGATGGGTAAAAGGGTATAAAGATGCCGGAGAAAAAATCACCGATGTTTTAAAAGAGATTAAACGATGGCCAACTTGGATGTGGGCAAACTGGGAAACAGTAGCGCTGACGCAATGGATGCAGGTGCACAACCAAGGTTTAGCCAATGACAAAAAAATAGGATTTTATGGACTAGATGTTTATAGCCTATGGGAATCTATGGAAACTATTGTTTCTTATTTGGAAAAAGAAGACCCAGAAACTGCCAAATATGCGAAACGAGCCATAGACTGTTTTGAACCATACGATATGCAAGAGGACGCTTATGCTTCTGTAATGAACACCCTTGACCCGACCTGTAAAGAAGAGGTGGTAAAACTGCTGATGGAGGTAAGAAAAAACGCAGACCAGTATAATGGAGATAGTGAAGCTGGGTTAAATACAGAAATCAATGCGCTGGTTATTAACAACGCCGAAAAATACTACCGGGCTATGTCTCAGTTTGGAGACATTTCATGGAATGTGCGAGACAGACATATGACCGAAACGCTGAACGCCCTTATGGATTTCCATGGTCCTGACGCTAAAGTTATCGTATGGGAGCACAACACCCATATTGGTGACGCCAGATATACAGACATGGCAGACGACGGTTTGCTGAATGTCGGGCAGCTAGTTAGGCAGCAGCATGACGAAAAAGATGTGGTGCTGGTGGGATTTGGATCTTATGAAGGCTCTGTCATCGCTGGACGAATGTGGGGAGCTGAAATGGAGGAAATGGAAGTACCGCCAGCCGCAAAAAACAGCGTAGAAGATATACTGCACGCTGTATCTTCAGACAATAAGCTGTTAATATTTAAGGACAATGAAAACCTAAAAAATGTATTCGAAAGCTGGTTGCAACATCGAGCTATCGGGGTTGTCTATGACCCCAAGAGAGAAAAGCACAATTACGTACCAACTAAACTCGCAAAAAGGTATGATGCTTTTCTTTATATAGACAAGTCAAAAGCGGTACACCCGCTGCACATAAAACCCGATGGATTGCTTACGCCAGAAACTTTTCCTTTTGGGGTATAGGGTGAAAAAGTATGCAGCAGTCCTATTGCGTGGGCAAAAAGAAAAAAACAGCCAAGCATATACTTGGCTGTTTTTAAATTTCTAACAAGTAAAACAATCTCTTTTTTAGAACTTCTGTCAAAAGAATTCAGCAAACCCTACTTAATTTTACCATCCTAGGTAATAATCTTTATCAAGCCATTCAGGACAGGACAGGCCATACTTCTCCCTCATAATATGCTCTGTAACACATAATGCTCCTTCTACCCATCCCTGCTGATCAGAATATGCCTCACCTGCGATAAATATCCGCTCTTCCGGCATAGGCTGCCGGACATATGGCATTACTTCCCAGACTTTATAAACGGCCTTCCATGCATGGTAGCCTCCGCCAAACGGATCTTCCGTCCAGTCTTTGTATGCAGAAGTGTAAGGAACCGGAACCTGAATCTTGTCACCGTGCAGCTCCCTAACCTGTTTCATTACCTCTTCCACCATTGCCTCTGTGGCATGGTCATAAGTATCAGGATATTCCGCATTTCCCCCTTTTACGAGCCGAGTTTCACGTGTTCCAAAAGGTTTGCCAAATTCAAGGGTTTTCCAGAAGGCCACTGTTCTCATATCATTATAGCTAGAAAGGAACAATGAGTGAGAATTTTCAGGATCTGTTCCAAAATAGTAACACTGCCGCATCGGAAGGTCGGTTATAGACTCTCCAGCTTCTGCTCCTAATGTTTTCTTCCACCAGGGTTCTTCAAAGCCTAACAATATTTTAAAAGAAGGCTCAATTATAACAGAGGCAAGGTTATGTTGTAGCTCCTTCTGCTTATCAGGATCAAAAAAGAAATTGTACTGGTCGAGCAGTTGCAGTGATCTTCGTGGCATGCCTAAAATGATGTCTTTTGCATAGACATTATAATAGGAGTCGCTTTCAATATTATACATTTTAAGCACATACCTGTACTCACTATCCGCATTTTTGTCAAACCGAACCAGTTTATTTTTTGTCCATATAGTTCCTCCAAGCTCTAGGAATGAAGAAGCCAAACAGGTAAGCACTTGGTCAAAACCACCTTGAATAGTCTTATATACTGTTTCTGCATCAGCAAAGTCTCCCGCCATATATGGAAACGCTTCGGCTGCATTCCAGTTTAAAGTATTAGAGTAATAACCTCCTGCCTGGGAAAGAAAAGTATAACACTCTTCTGAAGAGCGGTCTTTGATCAGGTTCCAGAATCCCATTTTATAAACAGGCATGTCTTTATAAGGCCCGTCAAACCTGTAGGTCAACTTTTGCTTGACCTCGTCCCATTTACGCACAGGGTCTTCACTATTCTGTATATCTTCAAGAGAATACCCATCTGCCTTAAGCACCTCATCTATGATACTGATAAAAATTTCATCCGAGCTTAACCCTTCAAATTTCTCATCCAGAAAATATCGAGTCTTAAAACCATCGCCTGTAATTTTTGACTGGCGGAACCTACTAGCAAAAAACCTCTGCCCTCTTAAATAATAAAGGTGGTGTGAAGGATCACCCATAGGAAAAGGCAAAGACTTCAACCCATATTTTGTAGCAAATACTTTTTCTATGAGACCGGTCACAATTTTCTGTTCTGTCATATAACGCATCCCCCCAAGCTCTCCAACTACATTCATGCCTGGCAACTTAACAGATTCCAGTCTACCTCCAACACGCTCCCCCATCTCAAATATATTCACCTTTTTGCCTAAAGGTTTCCCATTCGCATCTTTTCCCGATAGTAGCCTGTATCCAGAATATAAACCAGAAGCACCTCCTCCAATAATCGCTACATCAAGTTTGAGATCATCTTCCTTATCTGTTCTGAAATACTTACTATACTCTCCTCTGACTTTTGGCCAAGAAATTTTAAAAGGGCTGATGTCATAAGAAGTGGCTCCCTCAATGGCCATATCCGCAATCATTTTTCCAAGTAGCGGAATAAACTTTGCAGCCCATCCTCCAGTATAAACCACAATGTTCTTATTGTTGTGCAACCAGTCTGGCGCAAAGTCAAGCAAAAGCTCTTTAGAATTATTGCTCAGTGCAATCAAGCAAGTAGACTCATAAGCAGGTTTATCAGAAACACCTTTCATATGCTTTAGTACCCAATCCGAGTTATACCTCAAACTCTTCTGGCTTGGTATACCAGTTCTGTCTACTGGATCTATTATAACCCTGTCAGGAATATCTGGTGCTACTCTGATATAACCAGGATTAGACCAGTCAACCTCAGGGAATCCATAAAACAAATTGGTATCCTGAGGTTCTTGAAAAACAAACCAGGTGGGATATTTTACAGTAGGGTCTTCTACTTTATAATATGCAGAAGACATTTCCCAGATATTGATATCCACTGAAAGTCCCAGGTGCTGAAGTG is from Cytophagaceae bacterium ABcell3 and encodes:
- a CDS encoding FAD-dependent oxidoreductase, with protein sequence MVSNKYDVTIVGGGAMGLSTAYHLASTGKKVLVLEKYGFNNQNGSSAGDSRQFRLQYAQKYMSQLALDSVKYWDDLQKHSNEQLIDKTGSLWFGSPDISSQEGGINAAMQVMDELNISYEKLEAKQIEEKYHFKNLPSDYSGFFQKDGGIINLNATLSALFRFVDNAENIDLKEFSPVTDIQSNADGIIQVFANGTCYTTEKLIITAGAYVNDALQHLGLSVDINIWEMSSAYYKVEDPTVKYPTWFVFQEPQDTNLFYGFPEVDWSNPGYIRVAPDIPDRVIIDPVDRTGIPSQKSLRYNSDWVLKHMKGVSDKPAYESTCLIALSNNSKELLLDFAPDWLHNNKNIVVYTGGWAAKFIPLLGKMIADMAIEGATSYDISPFKISWPKVRGEYSKYFRTDKEDDLKLDVAIIGGGASGLYSGYRLLSGKDANGKPLGKKVNIFEMGERVGGRLESVKLPGMNVVGELGGMRYMTEQKIVTGLIEKVFATKYGLKSLPFPMGDPSHHLYYLRGQRFFASRFRQSKITGDGFKTRYFLDEKFEGLSSDEIFISIIDEVLKADGYSLEDIQNSEDPVRKWDEVKQKLTYRFDGPYKDMPVYKMGFWNLIKDRSSEECYTFLSQAGGYYSNTLNWNAAEAFPYMAGDFADAETVYKTIQGGFDQVLTCLASSFLELGGTIWTKNKLVRFDKNADSEYRYVLKMYNIESDSYYNVYAKDIILGMPRRSLQLLDQYNFFFDPDKQKELQHNLASVIIEPSFKILLGFEEPWWKKTLGAEAGESITDLPMRQCYYFGTDPENSHSLFLSSYNDMRTVAFWKTLEFGKPFGTRETRLVKGGNAEYPDTYDHATEAMVEEVMKQVRELHGDKIQVPVPYTSAYKDWTEDPFGGGYHAWKAVYKVWEVMPYVRQPMPEERIFIAGEAYSDQQGWVEGALCVTEHIMREKYGLSCPEWLDKDYYLGW
- a CDS encoding erythromycin esterase family protein, with product MMIGRNDLLHISPETAKGYHPLQTPGDLDPLMERIGEAKYVLLGEATHGTHEYYTWRAEISKRLIQEKGFSFIAVEGDWPDCYKINRWVKGYKDAGEKITDVLKEIKRWPTWMWANWETVALTQWMQVHNQGLANDKKIGFYGLDVYSLWESMETIVSYLEKEDPETAKYAKRAIDCFEPYDMQEDAYASVMNTLDPTCKEEVVKLLMEVRKNADQYNGDSEAGLNTEINALVINNAEKYYRAMSQFGDISWNVRDRHMTETLNALMDFHGPDAKVIVWEHNTHIGDARYTDMADDGLLNVGQLVRQQHDEKDVVLVGFGSYEGSVIAGRMWGAEMEEMEVPPAAKNSVEDILHAVSSDNKLLIFKDNENLKNVFESWLQHRAIGVVYDPKREKHNYVPTKLAKRYDAFLYIDKSKAVHPLHIKPDGLLTPETFPFGV
- a CDS encoding type VI secretion system baseplate subunit TssF, with product MSEAIYKEDIKGRMLRHVAALWGVKNTEALDPIVRLLVEGLAGELHKTHQEIHTFEKRILEKIALLLTPGILSCPYPAHAVAKAVSVEPSDMLSDTTYVSYSKKSGAGMPESSFNFTPVGQLKIFNAEVSNLLIGNKLYAVDDFGQKTLLANGQSYETQNRNIWVGVKLHAEIKDIDRLNLFFDLKNTDSKRPLFQVLHAAEFYINGHKINTTKGVVYDEKIQEGNLFSEYDPTVLIEREVKHLYDDHFVSIRTEKQKADVANLMRYFPEELEDLFLPSELEDFRKDRMLWIQVLAPSNIEDRILHDFQISCNAFPVVNRLVKRQQQRLKGINNVMPFKTEGYEFFLSVKSLTDSTNKQYKQIPYTEADQRNIGSYSVRMNGTERIDARGAREFLLYLADLIRDEAAAFSTFGQDTVNSAVKDIERLLAQIGQRINKNSTAHQDSCQYVTVEYQKKSENFHLEYWVTNSVYANGIHAGSILKQDFGSAVKNNSCILLTNTRGGKRALEPSRHIEAYKYAMLSHNKIVTAEDIKAFCMYELGDKISSVSVKKGLMVSENPAEGLVRCVEVHLKKKRRSLEAMEENEWQGIINNFKSKMELRSSLNLSFKIVLVD
- a CDS encoding GPW/gp25 family protein, which produces MNTEYYKIPLDFNRIFENKELKKCDIGEAISQNLQLIIVSHNGEHRHNPSFGCEIWEMDFDLIMNLRTWEEKLRKSLLNAISENEKKLEHVEVEVKVSEVEKKFIKDKYAAIKRQVDIFVYAVLVETGEKYHFHTQLYLSPISYN